aaaatataataatgtaattaATCATTAACATTAAtcccattatatttcttataaacaGGTGAATTAAAAAACTGCAGTAATCCTCCTAGTCATGGTAAAAGTACCGATATTTGTGTcaatcttcaaaatcaaagaagccgTGTGGAAAATGTATGCTCTGAATATCAGGAAGGTTTTACcaggaaatcaaatattttaaaaCCTCAGAAAAGTCATACAGAGAAGAAAGcactttcatgttctgactgtggaaaatgttataCTGAGAAATCAAATCTTAGTAGACATCGGAAAATTCATTCAGGAacgaaagcattttcatgttctgactgtgggaaatgttttattgaTAAATCTAAacttattagacatcagaaaattcattcaggacagaaagcatttttatgttctgactgtgggaaatgttttactgagaaatcaaatcttattagtcATAAGAAAAGTCATATAGAGAAGAAAGCATtgtcatgttctgactgtggaaaatgttttactaagAAATCAAGTTTTAGTAGACATCGGAAAATTCATTCAGGAacgaaagcattttcatgttctgactgtgggaaatgttttattgaTAAATCTAAACTTaatagacatcagaaaattcattcaggagagaaagcatttttatgTTCTAATTGTGGGAAAGGTTTTACTGACAAAGGAAATCTTATTAAGCatgagaaaattcatacaggagagaaagcattttcgtgttctaagtgtgggaaatgttttactgagaAAACAACTCTTactaaacatcagaaaattcatatagAAGAGAAAGaatttttatgttctgaatgtgggaaatgttttgctcagaTGTCATATCTGATTTCGCATCAGATAACTCATAAAGAagataaaccattttcatgttctgaatgtggaaaatgttttggtCGGAAGCGAAATCTGATTAAGCATGAGGCAACTCATACAGGagataaaccattttcatgttctgaatgtggaaaatgttttactcggaaatcatctGTTAATAAGCataagaaaattcatacagggaaaAAAGGATTtatgtgttctgaatgtggaaaatgttatTCTCTGAAAACAGATCTTAATAATCATGAGAAAATTCATATTATAAGAAATCTGGAAGATCAGAGcatgacttcttaaagggacagtgtacacttatAATCCCCCCCTTTTAATgttttcccaattatccattttacctacttgaGTGTTTTAATTTTGTACAAATGTTTATCCTTTTTCttgtttgaaatagctgattttgcctattgtttccccacctatactaaacatttctgaacttaaagggacagtctagtcaaaattaagctttcattaattagataggacatgtaattttaatcaactttccaatttacttttatcatcaaatttgcttttttctcttagtattcttagttgaaactaaacctaggcagacttatttgctaatttctaaacccttaagggctgcctcttatcacaggctttttaaattccttttcaacacagagactaaaagtacacgtgggccatatagataacactgtgtacaggcacagggagttatttaagatttagcccaaaacaatgctaactgcaagacaatcgataatacagtcacagtcatgtgatcaggggactggaagaaggttcttagatacaaggtaatcacacaggtataaagtgtattactataacagtgttggttgtgcaaaactggggaatgggtaataaagggattatctatcttttaaaacaataacaattctatggtagactgtccctttatgttaaaATCTTTTATTGCATTTCAAAAGGCATATAAACATAACATTTGCAACAAACCCAAAATCTTTTGTACATGAATCATATTGTTTCATTTAGTAGCTTTCCAGTACGTTAAAAGGACACAAGCATAGTAAGATAGGGGTATTCAAACCATTTTTCTTAATACTTTTTCAATCATGGTGGGCAGGTGTTGTAATGTCCGTCATCTCCTTTGACGTTAAAGTCTATATGTCCTTGCCTCTTCCCTATCATTATTGTTTTTCCTGGCACTCTACTCAAGAATGATCAATGATGAAGTCGGGTTTGCATGACCTGCTGTATGTTCCATCTGGTTCCTTAAGATGATTTTTCTCTTTTATGTAACAacattaaaatctaaaaaaacttaataaacattttaaatcaaaCTAAACTGTGTggtcttttctttcttttcaaaaGTATCTGATGAACATCAACTGTTGGGTCTCTTGGTTATTAGCGCTAGAATTCTAAGTTTTCATTCACCCCTTTAACTCTTTTATTTTGTATTAGAAGTTCCCTTCCTGGACTTCTGTTCatgatccaatagaaccaaacCTTCTGAAACTGGTCATGATTACTTTGTATACGGGCAGTCCCTTCTGACATAAGATATATATCTTGGATTTTGTCTATCACTTCTCTCCACGTGGGAGCTCCGACTTTCCAATGTCTCGCTATACAGGTCCTGGTTGCCGTgcataacattttaataaatttattaattgccAAATTAAAATGGTCGAGCCTTCTGTTTAGAAGTGCCTGAGGTATTGTTAATGTTATGTGCTCGTCAAGTAAATGGCCCAATAAATTATTCAGTTGGGTccatatgttttttattatagggCAACTCCAcaacatatgtatatatgaacCTTGTTCtacacatcctctatagcagagtctGGAGTCCTTAGGGGAGAAGTGAGATGTTCTTattggggtcaaataccacctaaaTGAAGTTTTAATAGTGTTTTCCCTAAGGTCCGCACTAATCAGGCCTCTACATGAGTCAGAAAAGATTTGTATCCATTCCTCTCTTGGAATGGTAAGCCCTAACTCTGATTCCCACTTTAACATTAGGTTGGATTTAGTGTTACCTTTGTTTTCTTGAATATCTAAATATAATTTAGAAATTGTATGTTTTTCTCTATTCAGAGTCATGCATAGTCTCTCTAGATTGGTTTTTGGCCTTGTTGTATGTTGTGTGAGATGTTTATTCAGGGCTGATGATATTTGTAGATATATGTACCAGTGTAATTGTTACgtgattcttttttcaggatatgatgttatcatatatcacttttcagcaaggaaatgactgaaacattacacaggttttcacaatcttataacaattatggttttattctgcaacatagtcatggaaacaaaataccacaaaccactattcatgCTTATAaaactctatgcaattgcaatactCATATAATCATCTATGCAGCTTTTAGTTACATtcagttgcctgcgcaacgactgataacaatcttatgttgtattaccactaaaacaagtctagctagttttaaacaaacaaattaatacatcaccgtgatctctggttgcatcatcctatcctgccgcttctggggcacaatgggaggggacatctgggcaatctttggaccaggagaaaaacaggcgatcagcgggaaaaaacaacactgaagatgcgtccatccacaggtcccaaaaatacactcaaagacacacaccacaaatacacagacactcgggcactcagactctcagactgatCAGATTGCCCAaatgtacccctctttatactgttcacttgtgtaacagttttggcgcaactccacagatcctgagaccgctccctctgaggttggccgtggcccaagacatctggccagtctgtcttagcctcaaccaagcttatcagggcatgcccaggtactatctctgacgtattcctaaactgcaatgccgtcatctttagtttcaaacaaacatgtttttctgcctaacattacacatctgattatgtggtcttatgcagttacttttgtcaaatacatcaataatagttttaacaatctttccatagatataattaatagctaaacatcataatggctttattacttagcctattgcaattaatattacttagcctattacaattaataataattaatcttttaacaatattaccatggcattagcccctataccaacgtgttccttaatgtcagtaagtgacccctgccaaggttacacccttgttctgtctgggttttgacttcttatcattagcatccatcggttgtttaccacttgtagcatgacttagtaaaattcagtgtcatctacttgaagttaattaatgtcttttactctgttaaaggcacactctcttaaaggcaaagtcacacaagttagggcaagtgtcttatgctttcactctcttaaaggcaaagtcacacaagtttaagcaagtgtcgcatgagcaattactgcaaccactttccttacattccaccccttggtcatgtgacaccttgcttgtttctaaacacataccttaataatTAAGACTTATCcactcaagtaatattgtcttttggtttaaaacacatcctacctaatgtattacagaaacatccaaacatttttactataatgaatatcgcacacaagcaagccagacttattaatagccatttaactatagttttgcctaagcttccaagccatccccccagtccaaaagtccagtcaaagtctttaagccatttgctaaatgaatcgtcatgtacctcacgtatgtgcttttgcacttcttctaatctgtgtaggtcatgtttgattctacctgcattgtcttctatgtacacacagcattgctggtggattctctggcaaactcctccttctgcagctaggaggtagtctagagccattctattctgtaATGCCACCATCCTAATCTGTTCCTGTTCTAATGCTAAAAGCTTTATTGCATCTCCAGTTACGTTAAAAGCTTCATCTACTAAATCAGCTAGCGTgtttaatctagtgagggctgtagcagccccataatgagggacaaatgttgcaagcaggcgcatacattcactaattttaactccattgtgtattttgtccaggtcaaggtatcttcgtgttctatgcaatataggtggtggaagcgtggtggttatgttaaaagcagggaatatatatcctaaaaagcatgggccataatgggtgcaaggtattacctttactgcccacctcccacacaaccaataatatcccactggcagtttaacaaaaggaggacatatcctattcaATCGCTTCCACCCATCCTTAGTGcgtgtgttacctgctagtgtttccctattaagctggtaccagtctttaataaggtctctgggctcaccaaacttagtcttccatttctcatgggcatatgtcaaatatgagaagtcatagaatttcagtttaatgttgaatacccctgtcctatttttaactagccgtcctatgttatacattaacattatcatgtcaggtagctgggttaggttattagtactatatatatcCCCATCTAGATTCtgaaacataatagcacctgtagtcacattattagctagatgcaacttatccagcaagtcatccctacctggtgtgttaagacctgtaaaattccacacagtcttattcccaatcatatcggcaagcatactcatggttaaagggacacctaaataagggtaacccctagtctgcccgtgaggcacaaacccacatacccaacatggtccctgaacatttgtcacattgaacacatctttggcagtttttacaaaggtattatcaagttcccatgaggaggcGTGCAGGGAGCCTAAATGGGCCGGTGCTTGGTCCCTTTTTCCCTTGTGTCGGTTGTTTAATAATTTCCCATCCATCacaggtctcctgatatacattaaaagaggttcagatgactcttttcctgtatatttacacacatatgtcagtccctctggttccccatcagtgtatatgtttaacattacagcacgaacctgtgtatcagtggatgttttacaacctaaaatgcgttcctgaatccccactgttagttttggggaagtggaaggcgtactgggattttcacaaattaacccaaccccttcttgcaattcaaatattaagttc
This genomic stretch from Bombina bombina isolate aBomBom1 chromosome 4, aBomBom1.pri, whole genome shotgun sequence harbors:
- the LOC128657396 gene encoding zinc finger protein OZF, yielding MSDNTKNQTSDLPDAHRDNDYSDVVKEEIIEDLVLTCQVGDQDEETIDSISSDEDNVDVMKFVITEDICVRQQLGATDETRDIIKRGADNAHLVKVEITEDHMKTEEDEVPINTATGELKNCSNPPSHGKSTDICVNLQNQRSRVENVCSEYQEGFTRKSNILKPQKSHTEKKALSCSDCGKCYTEKSNLSRHRKIHSGTKAFSCSDCGKCFIDKSKLIRHQKIHSGQKAFLCSDCGKCFTEKSNLISHKKSHIEKKALSCSDCGKCFTKKSSFSRHRKIHSGTKAFSCSDCGKCFIDKSKLNRHQKIHSGEKAFLCSNCGKGFTDKGNLIKHEKIHTGEKAFSCSKCGKCFTEKTTLTKHQKIHIEEKEFLCSECGKCFAQMSYLISHQITHKEDKPFSCSECGKCFGRKRNLIKHEATHTGDKPFSCSECGKCFTRKSSVNKHKKIHTGKKGFMCSECGKCYSLKTDLNNHEKIHIIRNLEDQSMTS